From the genome of Thermoplasmata archaeon:
GGTCCCTGTCATCGTCTTGGTCTTGACCTTCCTCGCTGTCATGGTGCTTCCCTTTCCTTCCACGTTCTCCGCGATGCCGTCCAGCATGTCCTCCCAGAAGATGCGATACTGCACGATCCACGAGAAGGCCGCGGACAGCGGCGCGCCCTTGAGGGCGCACCGGCGCACCCGGCCCGTGGGCGTCTGCTCCAGGAGGCCGGCCTCCTCCAGCACGCGGAGGTGCTGGGAGATGGCCGGCAGGCTGACGTGATGGGGCGCCGCCAACTCGCCCACGGTGCACTCGCCTTCGGCCAGGCGCTCGATGATCGCGCGCCGGATCGGGTGGGCGAGTGCGGCGAACACGTCGTCCAGCCCGACGTTCTTACGCTTAAGCATCGTCTTAACTATAGACGCCGAGTATACTTAAGGATTTGCTTAATGATGCAGGCGCGTGGGTGAAACCGCGGCTGAGACCGTCGCGTGACCGATCTCCTCACGTCTCGATGCGCTCCACGCGGCCGTTAGCCTCGGCCCACCGGAGGAGGCGTAGGAACGCCTGGGTCTCCGCCCCGCCCAGCGCGATCGTGTCGCCCTGGTGGTAGACGTTGCCCGTTTCCCAATCCTTGACCACCCGCCGCACGCGGTACTTCGGCTTCTTCTTCACGTCCATGAACTCGGCCATCTTCGCTGCGGCCCAGGAGTCCTTGAACGTCCCCGCGAACACTGCGAGGCGCGCGTGCGCGATGACCGCGATCTTGTTGGCCACGTCGTTCAGGAAGCTCCGGTTGTGGCTCACGACGAGGACCATGCCCGCGTAGCTTTTCAGGGCCGCGGCCACGATTTCCTGGCTCTCGATGTCCAAGTGGTTCGTCGGCTCGTCGAGGACGAGGAGGTCGTAGTCCTGCGCGATGAACTTGGCCATGGCGAGGCGAGCGCGCTCGCCGCCGCTCAGCTGGCCCACCTTGCTGTTGACCATATCCCCGCTGAACCAGAAACGGCCGAGGAGGCCGCGGGCCCACCCTTCCGGGGGCGGCGGGTTGCGGACGCTGCGGATCTCCTCGAAAAGGGTGCGGTCGAAGTCGAGCTCCTCGGCCTCCTGGGCGAAGTAGCCGATGTTGAGGTTCTTGCCCCGGAAGACGCTGCCCTCGTCCGCCTCCTGCCGTCCGATGAGGACCTCCAGGAGGGTCGTCTTCCCCGCGCCGTTGGGACCCACGAGCCCGACCTTGTCGCCCTTGCCCAGTTCGAGGTCCACGTCGGAGAAGAGGAGGCGGCCGCCGTGGGACTTGGAGACGCCTTGGAGCCGCACGATTCCGGTGCCCGCTCCCGTGCGGAAGGAGAGGCGGAACGCCTTGGGAGCGGTCGGGGCCTCTTCGGGCATCTCCCGTCTCATCTGTTCGACGCGCAGCTTGCGTGAAAGGACTTGCTCGTACACCTT
Proteins encoded in this window:
- a CDS encoding ABC-F family ATP-binding cassette domain-containing protein, whose protein sequence is MPPILAGRDLRKSWSGTLVLEHADFVIQAGEKVALVGPNGAGKSTLFKLLAGETKPDVGDLVTKPELRFGYLPQIPNVPEATIVREVLSAPSAEVQRIEAELAELEAWMARPDAWDAPDANARMARYESLHVALGGARSRSVIVNDPILNDLGVEEELLDQTFGTLSGGEKSKVLTARALANAKEKDILLLDEPTNHMDIDTIETIEEFLLEIDAAVLLASHDKFLLDALADKVIEIDRLRTWEYVGNYSDFRVQRDAITRARQAQMHRHREELKRQLAIIEQFKSRKVYEQVLSRKLRVEQMRREMPEEAPTAPKAFRLSFRTGAGTGIVRLQGVSKSHGGRLLFSDVDLELGKGDKVGLVGPNGAGKTTLLEVLIGRQEADEGSVFRGKNLNIGYFAQEAEELDFDRTLFEEIRSVRNPPPPEGWARGLLGRFWFSGDMVNSKVGQLSGGERARLAMAKFIAQDYDLLVLDEPTNHLDIESQEIVAAALKSYAGMVLVVSHNRSFLNDVANKIAVIAHARLAVFAGTFKDSWAAAKMAEFMDVKKKPKYRVRRVVKDWETGNVYHQGDTIALGGAETQAFLRLLRWAEANGRVERIET